Proteins encoded in a region of the Bombyx mori chromosome 23, ASM3026992v2 genome:
- the LOC101742803 gene encoding HMG box-containing protein 4, giving the protein MQEDLEVTGISRSGRVRKKSSKLMDFESPDDIETRFRRQTPVKTYTTSRQEEPDYSIQETPQRPVEEVNTASGSESDYYENNAENADSLESDSSASEEGSARTPANSLYMMEKNSKKKLIVKDGRVIGRAKAQRKDKGKTRITAYMMWAKEARNELLKKHPDMDFSAISKRLGEMWSNVNYNERYLWKRKAKRFAIQKEQNNQVINKIISNPSVRPANPGPGRPSVGRPPRTPAAAPPAPPQLAITASSSCSTAALYRVTGCAPVDVAAHLRLLGESLAIIGARLKEHEGQIAVSGSVSVLLDTLVCALGPLAALTRALPGVAPPPALLQDTLHNIAYIMPGL; this is encoded by the exons ATGCAGGAAG ATTTAGAAGTCACCGGTATATCGAGGAGTGGTCGGGTTAGAAAGAAGAGTTCCAAGCTAATGGACTTTGAGTCGCCCGACGATATCGAGACTAGGTTCAGGCGCCAGACACCCGTCAAGACATACACCACAAGTCGTCAGGAGGAACCTGACTACAGTATCCAGGAAACACCTCAGAGGCCGGTCGAGGAGGTGAACACTGCATCGGGAAGCGAATCTGATTATTATGAGAATAATGCTGAAAACGCTGATAG CTTGGAATCAGACAGTTCGGCTTCTGAAGAGGGATCGGCCCGTACTCCGGCTAACTCATTGTACATGATGGAGAAGAATAGTAAGAAGAAGCTAATTGTGAAGGATGGCCGAGTCATTGGCAGGGCTAAAGCTCAGCGAAAAGATAAAG GAAAAACACGAATTACAGCCTATATGATGTGGGCGAAAGAGGCCCGCAATGAACTGCTTAAGAAACACCCTGATATGGATTTCTCGGCTATATCAAAACGACTTGGAGAAATGTGGTCTAAT GTGAATTACAACGAGAGATACTTGTGGAAGCGCAAAGCCAAGAGATTCGCCATACAGAAGGAGCAAAACAATCAAGTTATCAACAAAATCATATCCAATCCGA GTGTGAGGCCGGCGAACCCCGGGCCGGGCCGTCCATCCGTCGGGCGCCCCCCGCGCACCCCCGCCGCCGCACCCCCCGCACCCCCCCAGCTCGCCATCACG GCCTCATCGTCGTGTAGCACCGCGGCCCTTTACCGCGTGACGGGCTGCGCGCCGGTCGACGTGGCGGCCCACCTCCGGCTGCTGGGGGAGAGCCTCGCCATCATCGGCGCCAGGCTCAAGGAGCACGAG GGTCAGATCGCGGTGTCGGGCTCGGTGTCGGTGTTGCTGGACACGCTGGTGTGCGCGCTGGGTCCGCTGGCGGCGCTGACCCGCGCGCTGCCCGGCGTGGCGCCGCCGCCCGCGCTGCTGCAGGACACGCTGCACAACATCGCCTACATCATGCCGGGACTCTAA